In Malus sylvestris chromosome 15, drMalSylv7.2, whole genome shotgun sequence, a single genomic region encodes these proteins:
- the LOC126604608 gene encoding photosystem II 22 kDa protein, chloroplastic-like produces MAQTMLLMSSSVSSGHVVDLKSSDRLLQVQVQRLRPKSFSQLVFRPLPSSSFASSSSTVVALFKSKTKAPAKKAPSPKPKVEDGIFGTSGGIGFTKQNELFVGRVAMIGFAASLLGEAITGKGILSQLNLETGVPIYEAEPLLLFFILFTLLGAIGALGDRGKFVDDPPTGIEGAVIPPGKGFKSALGLNEGGPLFGFTKANELFVGRLAQLGFAFSLIGEIITGKGALAQLNIETGVPINEIEPLVLLNVVFFFIAAVNPGTGKFITDVDEED; encoded by the exons ATGGCTCAAACCATGCTTCTCATGTCCAGTAGTGTGTCTTCAGGCCATGTCGTCGACTTGAAGTCCTCAGACCGTTTACTCCAAGTACAAGTTCAAAGACTTAGGCCTAAGTCTTTCTCTCAACTTGTTTTCAGACCCCTcccatcatcttcttttgcCTCATCATCTTCGACCGTTGTCGCTCTCTTCAAATCGAAAACAAAAGCTCCTGCCAAGaag GCCCCGTCGCCGAAGCCGAAGGTTGAAGACGGTATCTTTGGAACTTCTGGGGGCATTGGTTTCACAAAGCAGAATGAGCTCTTTGTTGGTCGGGTTGCCATGATTGGCTTTGCT GCATCATTGTTGGGAGAAGCAATTACAGGAAAAGGAATTCTTTCACAATTGAACTTGGAAACCGGAGTTCCCATCTATGAAGCTGAACcacttcttctcttcttcatcCTTTTCACCCTCCTTGGGGCCATTGGAGCTTTAGGTGACCGTGGTAAATTCGTCGATGACCCGCCCACTGGAATTGAAGGGGCAGTGATCCCTCCAGGCAAAGGATTTAAATCAGCCTTGGGTCTCAATGAAGGAG GTCCTCTATTTGGATTCACAAAGGCGAACGAGCTATTTGTTGGAAGATTGGCACAGTTGGGATTTGCATTCTCTCTAATAGGAGAAATCATCACAGGGAAGGGAGCTCTAGCCCAGTTAAACATTGAGACTGGAGTCCCCATTAACGAAATCGAACCCCTTGTGTTGCTCAAtgttgtcttcttcttcattgctGCAGTGAATCCCGGAACTGGTAAATTCATCACAGATGTGGATGAAGAagactag